The following coding sequences are from one Halomonas sp. HAL1 window:
- the ugpB gene encoding sn-glycerol-3-phosphate ABC transporter substrate-binding protein UgpB → MSRFTLHTIAVGVATASLSLSAQAATEISWWHAMGGQLGEILEGITEDFNQSQDEYQVTPSYRGTYAETMTGAIAAFRANEQPHILQVFEVGTGTMMNAKGAIYPVYELMEEHGRAFNNEAFLPAVVGYYTDTNGNMLSFPFNSSTPIMYYNRDVFEEAGLDPEQPPETWEALAEASRQIVESGAASCGFTSSWPSWVMLENFSAMHNSPLGTLENGFGGMETELNFNNELVARHWDNLHDWQEENIYRWAGPGTGPDSEPMFYSQDCAIFFGSSASRADVAANSEFEVGFGMQPYYDDVEGAPQNSIIGGATLWALQGHSDEEYEAVAAFFEYLSQPEVQAEWHQQTGYLPITQAAWDLSEEQGYYEENPGADISLQQMTLNEPTENSKGLRFGNFVQIRDIISEEMEAVMTGGKSGLEAADDAVERGNALLRDFESANQ, encoded by the coding sequence ATGTCACGTTTTACACTGCACACGATTGCCGTTGGTGTGGCAACTGCCAGCCTAAGCCTATCCGCCCAGGCCGCCACGGAAATTAGCTGGTGGCACGCCATGGGCGGTCAGCTCGGTGAAATTCTTGAGGGCATCACCGAGGATTTTAACCAGTCACAAGACGAATATCAGGTCACGCCCAGCTACCGCGGCACCTATGCCGAAACCATGACCGGTGCCATTGCCGCTTTCCGTGCCAACGAACAGCCACATATCCTGCAGGTGTTTGAAGTCGGCACCGGCACCATGATGAACGCCAAAGGCGCCATCTACCCGGTATATGAACTGATGGAAGAGCACGGTCGCGCTTTCAATAATGAGGCCTTCCTGCCCGCCGTGGTCGGTTATTACACCGATACCAATGGCAACATGCTCTCTTTCCCGTTCAACTCTTCTACGCCGATTATGTACTACAACCGCGACGTATTTGAGGAAGCGGGCCTCGATCCTGAACAGCCGCCCGAAACGTGGGAAGCGCTGGCAGAAGCCTCTCGTCAAATCGTCGAATCCGGGGCGGCTAGCTGCGGTTTCACTTCGTCTTGGCCTAGCTGGGTAATGCTGGAAAACTTCTCCGCCATGCATAACTCGCCGCTCGGCACATTGGAAAACGGTTTTGGCGGCATGGAAACCGAGCTAAATTTCAACAATGAGCTGGTCGCCCGTCATTGGGATAACCTACACGACTGGCAGGAAGAGAACATTTACCGCTGGGCTGGCCCCGGCACCGGCCCGGATTCAGAGCCGATGTTCTATTCCCAGGACTGTGCGATTTTCTTTGGCTCTTCTGCTTCCCGCGCCGATGTCGCCGCCAACTCAGAATTTGAAGTCGGCTTTGGCATGCAACCCTACTACGATGACGTAGAAGGCGCACCGCAGAACTCGATTATCGGTGGCGCTACGCTCTGGGCACTTCAAGGCCACAGTGATGAAGAGTATGAAGCGGTTGCCGCTTTCTTTGAGTACCTCTCTCAGCCTGAAGTACAGGCAGAGTGGCATCAGCAAACAGGCTATCTGCCAATTACCCAAGCCGCTTGGGATTTGAGTGAAGAGCAGGGCTACTACGAAGAGAACCCCGGTGCGGATATTTCTCTGCAGCAAATGACGCTCAACGAGCCGACCGAGAACTCGAAAGGCCTTCGTTTTGGTAACTTCGTCCAAATCCGCGACATCATCTCCGAAGAGATGGAAGCCGTGATGACCGGTGGCAAATCGGGTCTGGAAGCCGCAGACGACGCGGTAGAGCGCGGCAATGCGCTGCTGCGTGACTTTGAATCCGCCAACCAGTAA
- the argE gene encoding acetylornithine deacetylase has protein sequence MPHAIALLEKLVAFDTTSSESNLALIEYVEGYLAEVGVSAERVMSPCGTKANLIARIGPDAPGGVMLSGHTDVVPVAGQPWSSDPFTLRDGNDGRLYGRGTCDMKGFIACVLSMVPNWAKAPLQQPIYLGFSYDEEIGCVGAPSLIKRFYEHYSTTAHVIVGEPTSMQPVVAQKGATNLRTTVTGQEAHSSQVNQGTSAIHVAARLVTFIEDTMAALVEEGRVDEAFNVPHTSLHVGKIKGGTAINIMARECQFEWEIRHLPTDTFDEIYARFEAFCEQLTGELKAKGKHVDITTEPLNVTVPGLADRDNGHVLRLAKDHLPAGCCNHAVAYATEAGQFQGQGLQTIILGPGSIAQAHQPDEYVDIEQLEACEDFLTKMGKALERPAEGS, from the coding sequence ATGCCTCACGCTATCGCTCTACTCGAAAAACTGGTTGCCTTTGACACCACCTCCAGCGAATCCAATTTGGCGCTGATTGAGTATGTTGAAGGCTATTTGGCCGAGGTGGGCGTTAGCGCCGAGCGGGTGATGAGCCCCTGCGGCACCAAGGCCAATTTGATCGCAAGAATCGGCCCCGATGCCCCAGGTGGAGTAATGCTTTCCGGGCATACCGATGTGGTGCCGGTGGCAGGGCAGCCTTGGTCGAGCGATCCCTTTACCCTGCGCGACGGTAATGATGGGCGGCTCTACGGGCGGGGTACCTGCGATATGAAAGGTTTTATCGCCTGTGTCTTGTCGATGGTGCCTAATTGGGCGAAAGCGCCTCTGCAGCAGCCCATTTATCTTGGCTTCTCTTACGATGAAGAGATCGGCTGCGTGGGTGCGCCCAGCCTGATTAAACGCTTTTACGAGCACTACTCCACCACCGCTCATGTGATTGTTGGCGAGCCCACCAGCATGCAACCTGTGGTCGCGCAGAAAGGCGCTACCAACCTGCGCACTACGGTGACTGGCCAGGAAGCTCATAGCAGCCAAGTGAATCAAGGCACCTCAGCCATTCACGTGGCGGCAAGACTCGTCACCTTTATTGAAGACACCATGGCGGCGTTGGTCGAAGAGGGGCGAGTTGATGAAGCCTTTAACGTGCCTCACACCAGCCTACATGTAGGCAAAATCAAAGGCGGAACGGCCATCAATATTATGGCGCGGGAGTGTCAGTTCGAGTGGGAAATCCGTCACCTGCCGACCGATACCTTCGATGAGATATACGCGCGCTTTGAGGCGTTTTGTGAACAGCTAACCGGTGAGCTTAAGGCCAAAGGCAAGCACGTTGATATCACCACTGAGCCGCTAAACGTGACAGTGCCGGGCTTGGCCGACCGCGATAACGGCCATGTGCTTCGCTTAGCCAAAGACCATTTGCCAGCAGGGTGCTGCAACCATGCGGTGGCTTACGCTACAGAAGCGGGGCAGTTTCAAGGGCAGGGCTTACAGACCATTATTCTTGGCCCTGGCAGCATCGCCCAGGCGCATCAGCCCGATGAATATGTCGACATTGAGCAGCTTGAAGCGTGCGAGGACTTTCTAACCAAAATGGGTAAGGCGCTCGAAAGGCCTGCTGAAGGAAGTTAA
- a CDS encoding YchJ family protein, giving the protein MTRTTDVSCPCGSDLMLSSCCGRYHQGAAALDPGTLMRSRYSAFALGLRDYLLATWHPTTRPAELGSDPDTAWKSLTIVSAEPPLEDSGYVHFKAYFYERRREQKGWHVLEEVSRFVKEQQRWWYIDGTPMLTRLKPRRNAPCLCGSGRKLKGCCGE; this is encoded by the coding sequence ATGACCCGCACGACTGATGTAAGTTGCCCCTGTGGTAGCGATTTAATGCTGAGTAGCTGCTGTGGCCGGTACCATCAAGGCGCCGCCGCACTGGATCCTGGAACATTGATGCGATCTCGCTATTCGGCTTTTGCATTGGGCCTCAGGGACTACTTACTAGCCACGTGGCACCCTACTACAAGGCCAGCAGAACTTGGGTCGGATCCCGACACTGCGTGGAAGTCGCTAACCATTGTCTCAGCAGAGCCGCCGCTTGAAGATAGCGGCTATGTCCATTTTAAGGCCTATTTTTATGAACGAAGACGAGAGCAAAAAGGCTGGCATGTATTAGAGGAAGTTTCCCGCTTTGTTAAAGAGCAGCAGCGCTGGTGGTATATCGACGGCACCCCGATGCTTACCCGTTTAAAGCCGCGCCGTAATGCCCCGTGCTTATGTGGTAGCGGGCGTAAATTAAAGGGTTGTTGCGGTGAATAG
- a CDS encoding GIY-YIG nuclease family protein has translation MNSGIVQPRKAEPQWYLYLLECQRGTYAGITNNLAKRYQAHCTGKGARYTRANPPVALLGAKPFEDRAAASRAEYQLKQQTPSQKRRWAKQWPVQLDAD, from the coding sequence GTGAATAGTGGCATCGTTCAGCCTCGGAAAGCCGAGCCGCAATGGTATCTCTACTTACTGGAGTGCCAGCGCGGAACTTACGCGGGCATTACCAATAATCTTGCGAAGCGCTATCAGGCGCACTGCACGGGCAAAGGGGCGCGCTATACCCGCGCTAATCCGCCCGTTGCGCTGCTCGGCGCCAAACCGTTTGAAGACCGCGCCGCCGCCAGCCGAGCCGAATATCAGTTAAAGCAGCAAACGCCGAGCCAAAAACGCCGCTGGGCCAAGCAGTGGCCTGTGCAGTTAGATGCCGATTAA
- a CDS encoding histone deacetylase family protein, translated as MLTFYSEDSRLRQARTELHDGALVTPFECPERLDLVLKHLRQSGLGDIQAPAAYGLAPVLAVHDKEYVSFLANCWKEWQAAGHEGEAIPNIWPARTMRGDRIPQSVSGRLGYYALAAETSISEGTFEAAMASKDVALGAVEHTLQTGEPSFGLCRPPGHHAAFDQFGGYCFFNNAAVAAQRALDAGKRRVAILDVDFHHGNGTQQIFYKRDDVLFISLHGDPEVTFPYYLGYADENGEGKGEGFNVNYPLPPGTSVTTWMATLEKALAQIKAAECECLIVSLGVDIFEGDPISAFTFASADFTLLGERLAQTGLPSVFLMEGGYAVDEIGVNVVNVLQGFEQAL; from the coding sequence ATGCTGACGTTTTATTCAGAGGATAGCCGCTTGCGCCAAGCGCGCACCGAACTACATGACGGCGCGTTGGTGACGCCATTCGAGTGCCCTGAGCGCCTCGATTTAGTGCTCAAGCATCTTCGTCAGTCTGGGCTTGGCGATATTCAAGCGCCCGCCGCCTATGGGCTAGCGCCGGTGCTAGCGGTGCACGATAAAGAGTACGTATCGTTTTTAGCCAACTGCTGGAAAGAGTGGCAAGCGGCGGGGCATGAAGGTGAGGCGATTCCCAATATTTGGCCCGCTCGAACCATGCGAGGTGATCGCATTCCGCAATCGGTTAGTGGTCGGCTGGGTTACTACGCGCTGGCGGCGGAAACGTCCATTTCAGAAGGTACTTTTGAAGCCGCCATGGCGAGTAAAGATGTGGCGTTAGGCGCGGTAGAGCATACGTTACAAACCGGCGAACCCAGTTTTGGCTTGTGTCGCCCGCCAGGTCATCACGCCGCGTTTGATCAGTTTGGCGGCTACTGCTTTTTTAATAATGCCGCCGTTGCCGCCCAACGGGCGCTGGATGCAGGTAAGCGCCGAGTCGCGATTCTTGACGTCGATTTTCACCACGGCAATGGCACCCAGCAGATTTTCTACAAGCGTGACGATGTGCTGTTTATCTCGCTGCACGGCGATCCCGAAGTTACCTTTCCTTACTATTTGGGCTACGCTGATGAAAACGGCGAAGGTAAGGGCGAGGGGTTTAACGTCAATTACCCGTTACCGCCGGGCACCAGTGTGACTACATGGATGGCGACACTGGAGAAGGCGTTGGCGCAGATTAAAGCCGCTGAATGTGAGTGTTTAATCGTATCGTTAGGGGTCGATATATTTGAGGGCGACCCGATAAGTGCCTTCACCTTTGCCAGCGCTGATTTTACCCTATTAGGCGAACGCTTAGCTCAAACTGGCTTACCCAGTGTGTTTCTGATGGAAGGGGGCTATGCGGTAGATGAAATCGGTGTCAATGTAGTCAACGTGTTACAAGGTTTTGAGCAGGCGCTATAA
- a CDS encoding ABC transporter ATP-binding protein, with amino-acid sequence MTITPALSVRSLGVNFGSNQVVKNLSFDVYPGKTTAIVGESGSGKSVTSLAIMRLVEYMNAEITSGTILFHRDASGSQPQDLTQLSDKAMRKIRGKEIAMIFQEPMTSLNPVYTIGDQITEVLVLHEKLTQDAARVEAVKLLKLVRLADAEALLKRYPHQLSGGMRQRVMIAMALACRPKVLVADEPTTALDVTIQAQILTIMRDLQQELGMAVIFITHDMGVVAEMADQVVVMRHGEKVEEGAVEEIFARPQHPYTQALLAAVPKLGSMQGEALPRMDPLVVLDGNVARTLGESRQQDTARIDEAPVVEIENLVTRFDIRKGFFGGVSHRVHAVENVSFSIFAGETLALVGESGSGKSTIGRTIQQLQECTSGTIRFGGKAVADMSRAEKMRLRQEVQYIFQDPFASLDPRKTVGFSIAEPIRTHGLLHGAKAIRQRVNQLLERVGLSADQAERYPHEFSGGQRQRVCIARALASKPKLIIADEALSALDVSIQAQIIHLLMELQQDEGLAYLFISHDMAVVEKMSHRVAVLHLGQVVELGERRAVFDSPQHSYTRKLLSAVPVADPAQRRERTLLQGDILSPIRKVGDEPEHLPLVQVASGHFVAQEVGSAERLAS; translated from the coding sequence GTGACCATTACTCCAGCGCTATCGGTTCGCTCCTTGGGCGTGAATTTTGGCTCCAACCAGGTTGTTAAAAATCTGAGTTTTGATGTTTATCCCGGTAAAACGACGGCAATCGTTGGCGAATCTGGCTCGGGTAAATCGGTGACTTCACTGGCTATTATGCGCTTGGTGGAGTACATGAATGCTGAAATTACCAGCGGCACAATACTGTTCCACCGTGACGCCAGTGGCTCTCAACCGCAAGATCTTACCCAGCTTTCGGATAAGGCGATGCGCAAGATACGTGGCAAAGAGATTGCCATGATTTTTCAGGAGCCCATGACGTCGCTGAATCCGGTTTACACCATTGGCGATCAGATTACCGAAGTGCTGGTATTGCATGAGAAGCTAACCCAAGACGCGGCGCGGGTCGAAGCAGTAAAACTGTTAAAACTGGTGCGCCTGGCCGATGCTGAAGCGCTGTTAAAACGTTACCCCCACCAGCTATCCGGCGGCATGCGCCAACGAGTGATGATAGCGATGGCGCTGGCCTGCCGACCAAAAGTGCTGGTTGCCGATGAGCCCACCACCGCATTGGATGTCACCATTCAGGCGCAGATCCTTACCATTATGCGTGACCTGCAGCAGGAGCTAGGGATGGCTGTCATCTTCATTACCCACGATATGGGGGTGGTGGCGGAGATGGCCGACCAGGTAGTGGTCATGCGCCATGGCGAAAAGGTCGAGGAAGGGGCGGTGGAGGAGATTTTCGCCCGCCCCCAACACCCCTATACCCAAGCACTGTTAGCGGCGGTGCCTAAACTTGGCAGTATGCAGGGCGAAGCTCTTCCACGCATGGATCCATTAGTGGTGCTGGATGGAAATGTTGCGCGCACTCTGGGTGAAAGTCGTCAGCAGGATACCGCTAGAATCGATGAAGCCCCGGTGGTGGAGATAGAAAATTTAGTCACCCGTTTCGATATCCGAAAAGGGTTCTTTGGGGGGGTTAGCCATCGCGTCCATGCGGTGGAAAATGTCAGTTTCAGCATTTTTGCTGGAGAGACGCTGGCGCTGGTAGGCGAGTCGGGATCTGGCAAGTCGACCATCGGGCGCACCATTCAGCAGTTGCAGGAATGCACCAGTGGCACGATACGCTTTGGTGGCAAGGCCGTGGCCGACATGTCCCGGGCAGAAAAAATGCGCCTGCGCCAAGAAGTGCAGTACATTTTTCAAGACCCGTTTGCCTCCTTGGATCCCCGCAAAACCGTGGGCTTTTCGATAGCCGAACCTATTCGTACGCACGGCTTGTTGCACGGTGCTAAAGCAATCCGTCAGCGCGTTAATCAGTTACTTGAGCGCGTTGGTTTGAGTGCTGATCAGGCTGAGCGCTATCCCCATGAGTTTTCTGGCGGCCAGCGCCAACGGGTATGTATTGCCCGCGCTCTGGCTTCCAAGCCTAAGTTGATCATTGCTGATGAAGCGCTATCCGCCCTTGATGTTTCTATCCAGGCGCAGATCATTCACTTGCTCATGGAATTGCAGCAAGACGAAGGCTTGGCCTATCTGTTCATTAGTCATGACATGGCTGTAGTGGAAAAAATGAGCCACCGCGTGGCGGTACTGCATCTTGGCCAAGTCGTTGAGTTAGGCGAGCGTCGAGCGGTGTTTGATTCGCCTCAGCACTCCTATACCCGCAAGCTGTTGAGCGCTGTGCCGGTGGCCGACCCCGCACAGAGGCGGGAGCGTACATTGCTGCAGGGCGATATTCTTAGCCCTATCCGTAAGGTCGGTGATGAGCCAGAACATTTGCCATTAGTGCAGGTGGCTAGCGGTCATTTCGTTGCCCAGGAAGTAGGCAGCGCCGAGCGTTTGGCATCATAG
- a CDS encoding ABC transporter substrate-binding protein — protein sequence MKKNKRVLNGAIAGMALSVAFSASAQAGSLTIASPQDPGSWDPIDTFLVNWASVATNIFDGLTYRGPDLELVPGLATEWEELDDGTRIRFTLREGVTFHNGEPFNAEAVKFTFDRLLGEEGGQGPQRSNYTAIESVEVIDDYTVDFHLNEPDPVLLTKLAGYGAMIVPPEYLTEHGDEHFNTHPVGTGPFKVVEYNPREDVQLEAFADHWDGAPKLDEVTYRFISEPSTAVAELQAGRVDIVIPPTIPIGMIDTINNHDGASIVSVASPTVEAIRFNTQSGITADERVRKAMIMAVDRQAIIDSILAGEGEMIASFQGAQSFGNDPDMEPLPYDPQQARALLDEAGVEQGATVQIDVRGNDATFGEVAQVVASYLQGVGITASIQPYETNVLLNDIIPAGRTGEMFQQKWGGWTFDFDNTAYLMYHTGERWNPYDSDAELDEMLEAQRSITDQEERETLLQAIAQYTQDRALEMPLYSINALYGVSDRVENFEPAPDNRMRLSNVDVSE from the coding sequence ATGAAGAAAAACAAACGCGTGCTCAATGGTGCCATCGCCGGTATGGCACTGAGCGTTGCCTTCTCTGCCTCTGCGCAGGCTGGTTCATTAACGATTGCTTCACCGCAAGATCCGGGTAGTTGGGATCCCATCGATACTTTTTTGGTGAATTGGGCATCGGTCGCCACCAATATTTTCGATGGTTTGACCTATCGTGGACCTGATTTAGAACTGGTGCCTGGCCTAGCCACCGAATGGGAAGAACTAGATGATGGTACCCGTATCCGTTTCACTCTGCGTGAAGGCGTTACCTTCCATAATGGCGAACCCTTCAATGCTGAAGCGGTAAAGTTCACCTTTGATCGCTTATTAGGCGAGGAGGGCGGTCAGGGACCCCAGCGCTCCAACTATACGGCGATTGAAAGCGTGGAAGTCATCGATGACTACACTGTCGACTTCCACCTGAATGAACCTGATCCCGTACTGCTCACCAAGCTAGCAGGCTACGGGGCGATGATTGTGCCACCGGAGTACCTGACCGAGCATGGGGATGAACACTTCAATACCCATCCGGTAGGCACTGGGCCTTTTAAAGTAGTGGAATATAACCCCCGTGAAGACGTTCAGCTTGAGGCCTTTGCTGACCACTGGGACGGCGCGCCGAAGCTGGATGAAGTGACTTACCGCTTTATCTCCGAGCCTTCCACCGCCGTGGCTGAGCTGCAGGCTGGACGGGTCGATATCGTTATTCCGCCGACGATTCCTATTGGCATGATCGACACGATCAATAACCATGACGGGGCCAGCATCGTCAGCGTGGCTTCGCCGACGGTGGAAGCGATTCGCTTCAACACCCAATCAGGTATTACCGCCGACGAACGCGTGCGTAAAGCCATGATCATGGCCGTGGATCGCCAGGCGATTATCGACTCCATCCTGGCTGGCGAGGGTGAAATGATCGCCAGCTTCCAGGGTGCCCAGTCCTTCGGTAACGACCCTGATATGGAGCCCCTGCCGTATGATCCGCAGCAGGCTCGCGCACTGCTGGATGAAGCGGGCGTCGAACAAGGCGCAACGGTACAGATAGATGTGCGTGGCAACGATGCCACCTTTGGTGAGGTGGCCCAGGTAGTGGCGTCTTACCTACAAGGGGTGGGTATAACCGCTTCGATCCAGCCTTATGAAACCAATGTGCTACTGAACGACATTATTCCGGCAGGCCGCACGGGTGAGATGTTCCAGCAGAAGTGGGGCGGCTGGACCTTTGACTTCGATAATACTGCTTACCTGATGTACCACACTGGTGAACGCTGGAATCCTTATGACAGTGACGCTGAGTTAGATGAAATGCTCGAAGCCCAGCGCAGCATTACTGATCAGGAAGAGCGTGAAACGCTGCTCCAGGCGATTGCGCAGTACACCCAGGATCGCGCTTTGGAAATGCCGCTCTATAGCATCAATGCCCTCTATGGCGTCAGTGACCGGGTAGAGAATTTTGAGCCTGCCCCGGATAATCGTATGCGGTTAAGCAACGTCGACGTTAGTGAATAA
- a CDS encoding ABC transporter permease, with amino-acid sequence MAKFLLYRILQAVFVVIAVTLIVSFAIRLTGDPAVMLAQGAGSITEADLEKIREALGLNQSFLAQYIGFLKGLVVGDFGRSFMGGTPVSDLIGRALPATLALAFASLFVSIVVSIPLGIKAAVSRGRWPDQMIRIFSLIGLSFPNFWLAIMLVLLLSITFNLLPPSGMEGFSSFIMPAATMGIILTATNVRLVRTTMLDTLRSQYIMVARAKGLSNTVVLYKHALRNCSIPLITYFGLQFGGLLGGIVVVERVFNWPGLGTLAFEAVSARDYPVLQGVITVLSLMIISINLLVDIAYGLVDPRVRKE; translated from the coding sequence GTGGCAAAATTTCTTCTTTATCGAATACTGCAGGCCGTCTTTGTGGTAATCGCCGTGACGTTGATCGTCTCTTTTGCGATCAGGTTAACCGGTGATCCGGCGGTCATGCTGGCACAAGGGGCGGGGAGTATTACCGAGGCGGATCTGGAAAAGATTCGTGAAGCCTTGGGGTTGAATCAATCCTTCCTGGCCCAGTACATCGGTTTCCTGAAGGGGCTGGTGGTGGGCGATTTCGGGCGCAGCTTTATGGGCGGGACCCCAGTGAGTGACCTGATCGGTCGCGCTCTGCCCGCCACCTTGGCGCTGGCTTTCGCCTCGCTGTTTGTGTCTATCGTGGTATCGATACCGCTGGGAATCAAGGCAGCGGTATCGCGAGGAAGGTGGCCCGACCAGATGATCAGGATTTTTTCCCTGATCGGGCTCTCTTTTCCTAACTTCTGGCTGGCCATCATGCTGGTGCTGTTGCTCTCCATCACTTTTAATCTGCTGCCGCCCAGTGGCATGGAGGGCTTCTCCAGCTTCATTATGCCCGCGGCGACGATGGGGATCATTTTAACCGCCACCAATGTGCGCCTAGTACGAACCACTATGTTGGATACCCTCCGCTCTCAATACATCATGGTGGCGAGGGCAAAAGGTCTTTCCAACACGGTCGTACTTTACAAACATGCGCTGCGTAACTGCTCCATTCCGCTGATCACCTATTTTGGCTTGCAGTTCGGTGGTCTGTTGGGCGGTATCGTGGTTGTCGAGCGTGTCTTTAACTGGCCGGGATTAGGCACCTTGGCTTTCGAAGCCGTATCGGCCCGGGACTACCCTGTCCTACAAGGCGTTATCACCGTGCTCTCGTTAATGATCATCTCCATCAACCTTCTCGTTGATATCGCCTATGGCCTGGTCGACCCCAGGGTGCGCAAGGAATAA